GTAAGCAAGGTGGGATGAGTAAACGAGCATACATCGAACACCACAAACCAACACTATAAATTAACACCATAAATCAGGAATACCTAAATAAAAACCGCTGTACAATCATTCAAACAAGCAATGACCGAACAGGAATAGTGAAAACACCTCATCACTGAGTCCGGCATATTGCATTGGTTTGTCGTTGATTGATAACAGCGGTTTTAGCTATACGAGCGGTTTTAAGTTATACGATAGGTTATTTATATGCTGTTAAGCATGTTCACTTTTGGCAGCAGTCTGTTGTTTATCTTCCAAGTCCATAATAGCAGGTTCCAGACTAGGATATAAAAATGTAAATCCATGATCCAATGCCTTTTGCGGAATGACGCGCTGTCCTTGCAGCAAAATAGTAGCCATTTCTCCAAGTGCAGAATAAATCATAATCGAAGGTACATGCAGCCAATGCGGACGATTCAGTACTTTGGCAACGGTAGTACCAAATTCCTTGTAACGAACCGGACCGGGGCAGGAGGCATTGATCGGACCTTCGATTTCTTTGTTTTTGACACAAAAATCAATGAGGCGTACCATATCGTCAATATGAATCCAAGAGATCCATTGTTTGCCGGGACCGAGCTTGCCACCTGCAAATAATTTATACGGCAATGTCATGAGTGGGTAAGCGCCACCATCTTTGCCAAGTACCAGACTGACACGAAGCTTGATTAAACGCACATCCTTGATACTTTCCGCAACGGCTTCCCATTGCTCTGCCAGACTGGAAGGAAAATTCATCGTCCGTCGTTCGCTGCTTTCGTCAAATGTTTCAGTATCAGATGTACCATAAATCGCCATCGCACTAGCTTGTACAACCACTTCTGGCTTACGCTCCAGCTTTTCAATCGCTTTGGATACGATATTCACCGTGCGCATTCTCGATTCCACCAGTTCTAGTTTGGTTTTGGTGGTCCAGCGTTGATTGAGCGATTCACCAGATAGATTTACAAGTGCATCAATACCTTCTAGCTGTTCAGGATGCTGCTCCATATCTTCCCATGTGATATATTGGATACGACCCGATCCAGCTTGCTCCGGCGAAACCTTGCGAGTGACTACAATCATCTCATGACCCTCATCTAACCAGTATGGCATCAAATGCTTGCCCACAAAACCCGTTCCACCACAAATTGCAATTTTCATATCTATTCCTCCTCAGGTAAATGTATGTGTATTTTTCGTAATATGGACTGCTCCAAAATATAAAGAAGGAAATATACAGAAAGCTATGATAGCAAAGAAAAGATAAGCAAACACATAGATTACAGAAAGCGTCTTTACCTGTTATTAACCATTAGAGACTGGATCATACGATAAATTCACACGAAATCTACAAAACTTCTAGTTTCCTTACCATTTCCAGTTTTTCTTTTCTTCCTCATTACCAACCCCACATCCATCTGCTACATAAACAAAGCTTTAGAAAGACATCCTCAAAGCCTAACGTAATCACATCCAAATTTAATCCATTGTTCATGTCCACATTCTGGCTTTATTGAAGCATCCGCGTTAAAATAGTTGAGATTCCTGTAACGGGCTAGCGTGTATATTCCGGTTTACAGCGTATTGCCATGCCTAGAAGACAGATGTGAGAACGAGTATTGTACTTGTTGTGGATTACAAAAAAAATATTGGCTTCATCTCAACAAATTACGTCTATATCCAATTGCAATATTAATCCATTAAACTGTTATACCTACCATCATGTCTTAGCTATAATCACGTTCTAGCTACAATCATACTCTAGCTGTAGTCACGTTCTACCCAAAACACTTACAACAATCCTGCACATTTCACTAAGGAGGAAATAACTTGTTAAAAATAGGTTCCCACGTATCGTTTTCCAATAAAGGCTTATTAAGCGCAGCAAATGAGGCGGATGAGTATGGCTCCAGCTCATTTATGATATATACCGGTGCGCCGCAAAATACGCGTCGTAAGCCGATGGACACCATGTTTCTGGATGAAGGTAAAGCCAAAATGAATGAGATGGGCGTCGAGGAAATCGTCGTACATGCTCCGTATATTATCAATCTGGGTTCGTACAAAGAACATACGTATGAGTTGGCTGTGAATTTCCTGCAAGAAGAAATTCATCGCACCCATGCGATTGGCGTTCATAATATTGTGCTGCATCCGGGCGCTTTTACCGATATGGATGCAGAATTTGGTATAAAACGGATCGCGGAAGGCTTGGAGCAGGTGTTGGCTGGTGTCAAAGAAACAGACGTAAATATTGCGCTGGAAACAATGGCGGGAAAAGGAACAGAGATCGGTCGTAGCTTTGAGGAGATCGCGCGCATTATGGATTTGGTTCCGCATAACGACCGCCTGACTGTTTGCTTTGATACCTGTCATACGCATGATGCCGGTTATGATCTGGTCAATGATCTGGATGGTGTGCTGGAACAGTTTGATAAGACTGTCGGCTTGGATCGCATTACTGTGGTGCACGTCAATGACAGCAAAAATCCAGTCGGTGCAGGTAAGGACCGTCATACGCCATTGGGTAGTGGCTGGATTGGTTTTGAAGCATTGAATCAACTCGTTCATCACGAGAAGCTGAGTGAACGTCCGTTTATTTTGGAAACACCGTGGATCGGTAAAGATGCGAAAAAACAAAATCCGATGTACGAAATTGAAATTGCATTGCTGCGCGGCGATGTAGCTGGACGTTTTGGCAACGAATTTGTGGAAGATGTGCAAAAAATACATCATTTCTTCGAAGGTCAAGGTATTGAAGCACGTCCTTATGTACTGGACACTTGGAGTGTTTTAAAAAATGATGCTAAAGCACGCAAAGCCGATCCGCGTGAACCGTTAGAGCGTCTGTATGATCTGATCGCAGCGGACGGTTTGTTTGCAGCATTGAATGAAGAACAGATCAACAAGCGTCTGATTGCATGGCTGGCAGGTAAAAACGCTCTATAATAGGTCTGGCAATCATAAACCTCTGTAGATAGGATGCTCACACATTCAGCTACAGAGGTTTTTTGGTATAGCAGAAAGCAAGCGAAAACACATGATTAATTTAGTATATTCTTTTCTGCTTTAATGCGTTATATTAGGATAGTGTCGATAGATATCATATATGCGCTATGGTACAGCTGTCCACCGGATACAGACAGTCGTTTTAGAACATTATTCATCTGAACAGGTTGCTGTTATCATACAGACAGCAGGAGCAGGATTCAGCTATTTACAATATGCTGAATATCACCTAGATTGTAAGATAAGATATTTTGCCATATCGAACGAAACTGCCCCATTGTTGAAGGAGGATTTTAAGTCTCATGGAAGTACATGTAAAACAAAATCAATCCCCGCGTGAACCCCAACAACATCGTGCACGTATGCTGATCTCGTGTCCAGATGGTCCGGGTATCGTGGCTGCCGTATCGCGTTTTTTGTATGAGCATGGCGCGAATATCGTACAGTCTGACCAGTATACGATGGACCCGGATGGCGGTATGTTTTTTATGCGTGTCGAATTTGACTTGCCGGAACTGGCACAGAATTTGCAGGCGCTGGAAGAGGACTTTTTAGAGATTGCCAACCGCTTTGGTATGACTTGGAATATCAATCAGGTTAGTCGCAAAAAACGCCTAGCCATCTTTGTTTCCAAAGAAGATCATTGTCTGGTGGAATTGTTATGGCACTGGCAAGCTGGCGATCTGGATGCGGAAATTGCTCTGGTTGTGAGCAATCACAATGATATGCGGAGTTATGTAGAATCGTTTGGCATTCCATTTCACCATATCCCAGTTACTGCCGATACGAAGCAGGAGGCAGAACGTCGTCAGCTGGAAGTGATTGGCGACGATATTGATGTGATCGTGCTGGCACGTTACATGCAGATCATTTCACCAACCTTTATTGAGCATTATCGCAACCGAATCATCAATATTCATCACTCGTTCTTGCCAGCATTTGTTGGCGGCAAGCCGTATGCACAAGCCTATGATCGTGGTGTGAAAATCATTGGTGCGACGGCTCACTATGTGACGGAGGAATTGGACGGAGGTCCAATCATCGAGCAGGACGTACAGCGCGTAAGCCACAGCGATAATGTCAACGAACTGAAACGCATCGGTCGCACGATTGAGCGTGTCGTACTGGCTCGTGCCGTGCAGTGGCATGTAGAGGATCGCATCTTGGTGCATCAGAATAAGACGGTTGTGTTTAACTGATCATTCTAACGAACCAAATGAGCAAAATGAATGAAATAGTATGGAGTATTAGAATGTCCACACAACCAATTCAAGTTATGGGTAAGATTAAAGGCTACTCTTCATAAGAGAGTAGCCTTTTTATTATTTCTATATTAAATGTTTTATAGCTATGTTGTTGTCTTCTTCTGTATTATCGCTGTGTATGTTGTTCAGGCGAATGTTATATCAAATGAGTTTGATCATAGATACATATTCAACTTGATGCAAAACGTTGTTATTTTTAACGTGCTGCTCATATTGAAATGATAAATTATACATGATGGTAGCGAAAATAGAACCATTCTATAATCAGCTGAACGAATACTCGATCAAAGCTGAATCTATACTCGTGGAAAGCTGAATCTATCATTGGCTGAAATGCATCGCCTGATCGTTTATCAACGTCTGCGCATCTGCAATCTACCAACCGCACCCAATACCAGCCCATATACCAGATGTCCAATTAGCCAGTACATATAAGCAGTTCCATCATTTACCGCAGGTACACGGTCTGACAGCATAGAGAGTGGGAAAAACAGCAGCGACGATGCTGCACCTAGCACTAATCCTGCCAGCCACGGATGAGACCAGCGTGTAATCCACCATCGAAACAATACGCCCAGCACCAGCGCAACAACTAGGTGCATGGTGAACTCTAACCATTCGGGCAACACATCTGGCAGCAGTGGAACAAAATCAACATTCAGCAATAATGTGTAGACCAGCACCCCCGTGACATGCTGAATCCATTTCAATACGAAGCCGAGCACGATGCCGCTGATCAACCCAGCAAGCAATCCTTCTTTAATAATCCGATGCAAAATGCAGCACTCCTCTTTTCGTATATGCGATATTGGGTATAAATACAGTGGAACAAAATAACGATATGGCAAACTGCCGAAACAAGTGTTACAATGGACGAAGGGTTAATAAGTCAAATTGAAAGACTCAAGGGGAATCATTTCATTTGGAATATATACGATCCTGAAATATACCACCTTGTTTCAAATGAGATACAACCTGAGCACCTCGCTTTACCAAGAAGAATGAGGAGGATTAACATGACTGACAAGAAACAAGAGCAAGAACAAAGCATCAACAAATCCGAAAACTCTAAAGTGGACAATCTGTCGATTTCCACCATTCGTACGCTTTCGATCGACGCGATCGAAAAAGCGAATTCTGGACACCCTGGTATGCCGATGGGCTCCGCTCCAATGGGCTACCAACTGTTCGCTAAAACGATGACACATAACCCGGCTAACCCAACTTGGGTCAACCGCGATCGTTTCGTGCTGTCCGCAGGTCACGGCTCCATGCTATTGTACAGCCTGTTGCACCTGTCCGGCTACGGTCTGGAAATGGATGAAATCAAACAATTCCGTCAATGGGGCAGTAAAACTCCAGGTCACCCAGAATTTGGTCACACTGCAGGTGTTGACGCAACAACTGGTCCTCTGGGTCAAGGTGTAGCGATGGCAGTAGGTATGGCACTCGCGGAATCCCATCTGGCTGCAACTTACAATAAAGGCAATGCCAATGTAATCGATCACTTTACCTATGCAATCTGTGGCGACGGCGACATGATGGAAGGCGTAGCAAGTGAAGCTGCTTCCATGGCAGGTCACATGAAACTGGGCAAACTGATCATGCTGTACGATTCCAACGATATTACGCTGGATGGTAAAGCAAACCTGTCCTTCTCCGAAAACGTAGAAGACCGTTACAAAGCTTATGGCTGGCAAGTGCTGCGCGTAGAAGACGGTAACGATCTGCCTGCAATCGAAGCTGCACTGGCAGAAGCGAAAGCAGACACTTCCCGTCCAACCCTGATCGAAGTGAAAACTGTGATCGGTTACGGTAGCCCGAACAAACAAGGTATCGGCGGTCACGGCGGTACGCACGGTTCCCCATTGGGTTCTGCAGAAGCGAAGCTGACCAAAGAAGCTTACGAGTGGACATACGAAGAAGATTTCTATGTACCAGACGAAGTTCGTGAACATTTTGCTAAAGTTAAAGAACGCGGCGTAGAAGCAAACAAAGCTTGGGACGACATGTTCGCTCAATACAAACAAGAAAACCCAGAACTGGCTGCTCAATTTGAGTCTGCATTCTCTGGTAACCTGGCAGATGGCTGGGATAAAGAACTGCCATTCTACAGCACAGAAGACAAAGCGGTATCGACACGCGTTGCTTCCGGTAATGCACTGAATGGTCTGATCAATGGTGTTCCTCAACTGGCAGGCGGTTCCGCTGACCTGGAGAGCTCCACAATGACTCACCTGAAAGGTCTGGACAACTTCACACCAGAAACTCGCGCTGGACGTAACATCTACTTCGGCGTACGTGAATTTGCAATGGCTGGCGCAATGAACGGTATTGCTCTGCATGGTGGTATCAAAGTATTCGGCGGTACGTTCTTCGTATTCACCGATTACCTGCGTCCGGCTGTACGTCTGGCTGCTCTGATGGGTCTGCCTGTAACGTATGTACTGACTCACGACAGTATCGCTGTCGGCGAAGATGGTCCTACGCATGAGCCGATCGAGCAACTGGCTTCCCTGCGTATCATCCCAGGTCTGACTACAATCCGTCCTGCGGATGGTAACGAGACTTCGGCTGCATGGGCACATGCTGTTGAGAACAAAGGCGGTCCAATCGCACTCGTACTGACTCGTCAAAACCTGCCAATCCTGCCAGGTACAGTAGACGGCGTACGCGAAAACATCAAAAAAGGTGCGTACGTAGTATCCGATGCGAAAGCGGGTCAACCAGTCGCTCAACTGATCGCTACAGGTTCCGAAGTGCAACTGGCTGTTAAAGCGCAAGAAGCACTCGCTTCCGAAGGCATCGAAGTTCGCGTAATCAGCATGCCAAGCTGGGAGCTGTTCGAGAAACAGGATCAAGCATACCGCGATTCCGTCCTGCTGCCTGATGTGAAACCACGTCTGGCGATCGAAATGGCACAAACCTTTGGTTGGGAACGTTATGTTGGCGACAAAGGCGCAATCCTGGGTATCACTACATTTGGTGCATCCGCTCCTGGCGATCGCGTAATCGCTGAGTACGGCTTCACAGTTGATAACGTGGTACAAAAAGTAAAAGGACTGCTGTCCTAATTTCATACAATCATGGCAATGGTGATTGCCGTACAGCAAATACCTTGCCATGAACAGAAAAGGTGCAGAGGTGGCCCGCGCCACCCTGCGCTTTTTTCTGATATGTTCGTAGCAAGTCCGTATCGAGAAAGAGATACTGTGAAACGATGATTATCAACCAAACGGGGAGCGGAATGATCAATGAGCCAATTGGAAAATGTAACGGTAGTCAAGCAAGCCAATGTATATTATGACGGTAAAGTAACGAGCCGAATTGTACTGCTACCCGACGGTAGTAAAGTGACACTCGGTATTATGCTAACGGGATCATACGAATTTGGTACAGATAGTCACGAGACGATGGAGATTCTAGCAGGTAAGCTGTCTGTTCTGCTACCAGGTAGTGACGAATGGCTGCATATCGACGGTCAAGCGACATTTGAAGTACCTGCGAATTCTAGCTTCAAGCTTGAAATCAGCACCGTTACGGATTACTGTTGCTCGTACGCTTAATACGTATTTAGCTTAGGATAGCCTTGATTAGAATGGCTTAGGCTTAGAATAGTTACACTTCGACCTATTGCCTGTTTTTAAGCTTCAGCAGCATTGCTAGTTTGCTGCCATAACATACATCATTGGCAGACGCTGATAACGACCGTTATACTGGCGTTTGGGTGAAATACATGTATTTCCGTACAGTTTCGTTTCTGCATCGTGTTGGGGAAATCCCAACCATTCATTTCAAGGGATATAGTTTCTGTAGGCTTGTGACCTGTATACGAAAGGGAGCAAGCAGACGAAGCGGGAACCGTACGGAAGTATAGTGACGTTTTTGATTGTCGCAACACCGGGTAAAGATATAGG
The DNA window shown above is from Paenibacillus sp. JQZ6Y-1 and carries:
- a CDS encoding deoxyribonuclease IV, with product MLKIGSHVSFSNKGLLSAANEADEYGSSSFMIYTGAPQNTRRKPMDTMFLDEGKAKMNEMGVEEIVVHAPYIINLGSYKEHTYELAVNFLQEEIHRTHAIGVHNIVLHPGAFTDMDAEFGIKRIAEGLEQVLAGVKETDVNIALETMAGKGTEIGRSFEEIARIMDLVPHNDRLTVCFDTCHTHDAGYDLVNDLDGVLEQFDKTVGLDRITVVHVNDSKNPVGAGKDRHTPLGSGWIGFEALNQLVHHEKLSERPFILETPWIGKDAKKQNPMYEIEIALLRGDVAGRFGNEFVEDVQKIHHFFEGQGIEARPYVLDTWSVLKNDAKARKADPREPLERLYDLIAADGLFAALNEEQINKRLIAWLAGKNAL
- a CDS encoding pyrimidine/purine nucleoside phosphorylase → MSQLENVTVVKQANVYYDGKVTSRIVLLPDGSKVTLGIMLTGSYEFGTDSHETMEILAGKLSVLLPGSDEWLHIDGQATFEVPANSSFKLEISTVTDYCCSYA
- the tkt gene encoding transketolase; this encodes MTDKKQEQEQSINKSENSKVDNLSISTIRTLSIDAIEKANSGHPGMPMGSAPMGYQLFAKTMTHNPANPTWVNRDRFVLSAGHGSMLLYSLLHLSGYGLEMDEIKQFRQWGSKTPGHPEFGHTAGVDATTGPLGQGVAMAVGMALAESHLAATYNKGNANVIDHFTYAICGDGDMMEGVASEAASMAGHMKLGKLIMLYDSNDITLDGKANLSFSENVEDRYKAYGWQVLRVEDGNDLPAIEAALAEAKADTSRPTLIEVKTVIGYGSPNKQGIGGHGGTHGSPLGSAEAKLTKEAYEWTYEEDFYVPDEVREHFAKVKERGVEANKAWDDMFAQYKQENPELAAQFESAFSGNLADGWDKELPFYSTEDKAVSTRVASGNALNGLINGVPQLAGGSADLESSTMTHLKGLDNFTPETRAGRNIYFGVREFAMAGAMNGIALHGGIKVFGGTFFVFTDYLRPAVRLAALMGLPVTYVLTHDSIAVGEDGPTHEPIEQLASLRIIPGLTTIRPADGNETSAAWAHAVENKGGPIALVLTRQNLPILPGTVDGVRENIKKGAYVVSDAKAGQPVAQLIATGSEVQLAVKAQEALASEGIEVRVISMPSWELFEKQDQAYRDSVLLPDVKPRLAIEMAQTFGWERYVGDKGAILGITTFGASAPGDRVIAEYGFTVDNVVQKVKGLLS
- the purU gene encoding formyltetrahydrofolate deformylase, encoding MEVHVKQNQSPREPQQHRARMLISCPDGPGIVAAVSRFLYEHGANIVQSDQYTMDPDGGMFFMRVEFDLPELAQNLQALEEDFLEIANRFGMTWNINQVSRKKRLAIFVSKEDHCLVELLWHWQAGDLDAEIALVVSNHNDMRSYVESFGIPFHHIPVTADTKQEAERRQLEVIGDDIDVIVLARYMQIISPTFIEHYRNRIINIHHSFLPAFVGGKPYAQAYDRGVKIIGATAHYVTEELDGGPIIEQDVQRVSHSDNVNELKRIGRTIERVVLARAVQWHVEDRILVHQNKTVVFN
- a CDS encoding TIGR01777 family oxidoreductase → MKIAICGGTGFVGKHLMPYWLDEGHEMIVVTRKVSPEQAGSGRIQYITWEDMEQHPEQLEGIDALVNLSGESLNQRWTTKTKLELVESRMRTVNIVSKAIEKLERKPEVVVQASAMAIYGTSDTETFDESSERRTMNFPSSLAEQWEAVAESIKDVRLIKLRVSLVLGKDGGAYPLMTLPYKLFAGGKLGPGKQWISWIHIDDMVRLIDFCVKNKEIEGPINASCPGPVRYKEFGTTVAKVLNRPHWLHVPSIMIYSALGEMATILLQGQRVIPQKALDHGFTFLYPSLEPAIMDLEDKQQTAAKSEHA